tgacTAAGTCATCAACATTATCCCATAATAGTTTCTCTGTGAACAAGAGAATTGCTGATGCAGTATGTTTTTAAAggcttttaaagaactaaaattcaTGGCTGGGCTCTGAAACTGGCTTTGTGCATGGTGCAGAATGAGTCCACTTTTGGCTTCTGCTTCTAGAACTTTGCAAAACTCCTGGTTCTATCCCATGTGCCTCCTCTGACAGCTATCGCTGTTCTTAGGAATTAAAAGAGTATTTTAATGTTATCTCCAGGATTTTCTTCAAACATTGATAACCCATTTTGCAAATTTTGTTGTTGAAACTTTTGATGTTTTTTCAGATATGGAAATAACAGAATGCTGCCTTAACCACAGTGAACACGAAAGTCCATGAGTTGTGAGATGCATCTGGATTATAAATTTGCAAATATGTAAACATGGTGTGTCATAGAGTCAACAAAAAGGCCTATGGTACAAATTCATTTCATGCTCACAGGAACACAGTGAGGTGGTGGCGTTGTGCTCATCTTCCCATTTTATACTTGGGAGATTCAGCAACCTTCTCAAAGATGAAATTTAACACTAATAAATAAGTCTCAGAAGTaccaatttatttatatgtatgctaatatttattataaaattttcctGACAACTTAGAAGATTGTGTTCCTTGAAAGAGTAAGGAtagaagaattttatattcagaattttGAGAGTTCTTGGGAAAAATCAGGTTTGGGTACAAAAGttacaaataaacatatataagCTTTTATAAATATAACAAGGAAGACAGGACTCAATCCTCaacagatttctattttatttttaaatttgcagaTAAAATGCCTGCtagaagtcatttttttcctttagcgTTTTCTTTCATCCCAATGTTCATAGCTTGACTGATTTAACCCTTAGAAGTATTGAAGATGCTTCCCTTTTGTACCACTCTATGTGtctaaaaatacagaataatctGGATGTTCAAGATCTTCAAATTATAACCTGAATTTAATTTAATCAGGTTACTGTAGCATAATTCAAATTTCTCAActatcccaattaaaaaaaatactagattataaaattttaagtcaggTTTGCCTTTAAATTTCCTCTTCTCCTGTGGACACTTTGTTTCTATAATTCTTTTTAAgtcttggaatattttgcagtATGTTTTAACAgggataaaaataattaatgataccacaaataaaatctcttaaaaaacattttactgtGTGAGAatcttttcattatattttattaagaaagggaaaaattaacagaCTATTAGAAACAATATAATCAATCTTGATTTTTCAAATTGTGTGAAACTTTTCTTTACATAGGTAATTACCTAAAACTCATCATAGTATTACTTTACTTCAAACTCTTCATTTCAAGTAATAGAAACTCAGAAGAGATTGTTTCAACGCTCTACTATTTCATATatcacttctccaaagagaaCCTAAGTCCTCTTGATACTGGTCTACATGAGCATAACCTGAGCAGAATGTTGAATGAACCTGTTTTTCCTTTGGTGACAAGGTAAAGACATTTTGTTTTGACTGGTCTCttcccagttttcttttcttttcttttgtctttttcagatttcattcactttattattatttttttttaataaaaacccTATGTCGTAGCCACAACTGGAGCCTGGGTCCTCTGTACAGAGACTCTGGTGTGGGTTTTCACAAGATGGTCAGTGAATTCCTAATCTGGAGACGTGGTGAACACAGTTTCTTTCCAGAGATCGGGAGCCACATAGCTGTATGTCCTGATGGCATCAAAGGTGGTCTTAGGGAAATTGCCCAAGATGGCAGCGCAGCCCCTAGCAGAAGTATAGTAGTCATCAATACCAGCCATCAGCAGCAGCTTCTTGGGCACAGGGGCTGAGACAATGCCAGTACCTCTGGGGGCAGGGATGAACTGCACCAGCACAGAACCACAACGTCCAGTCACCTTGCAAGGGACAGTGTGAGGCGAGCCAATCTTGTTCCCCCAGTAGCCTCTCCGCACAGGAACAATGGAGAGCTTGGCCAGGATGATGGCCTCTCGGATAGCAGTGGCTACCTCCTTGGAGCACTTTACTCCCAGTCCAACGTGACCATTGTAGTCCCCGACAGCTACAAATGCCTTAAACCCGGTCTGCTGGCCAGCACCAGTCTGCTTCTGCACAGGCATGATCTTCAAAACC
The Sciurus carolinensis chromosome 14, mSciCar1.2, whole genome shotgun sequence DNA segment above includes these coding regions:
- the LOC124964553 gene encoding 40S ribosomal protein S2-like, whose translation is MTPMQQEGPSGRNGWLGSPLRLRQRSPRLQPARRGTRGDKAEDKEWILVTKLDRLIKDMKIKSLEELYLFSLPIKESEIIYFFLGASVKDAVLKIMPVQKQTGAGQQTGFKAFVAVGDYNGHVGLGVKCSKEVATAIREAIILAKLSIVPVRRGYWGNKIGSPHTVPCKVTGRCGSVLVQFIPAPRGTGIVSAPVPKKLLLMAGIDDYYTSARGCAAILGNFPKTTFDAIRTYSYVAPDLWKETVFTTSPD